A genomic window from Candidatus Methylomirabilis sp. includes:
- a CDS encoding response regulator, which translates to MTEPVPILLVEDNPADVELTLRAFKQRKLSNPIAVVRDGEEALDYVHRRGRFAGDAPIPGVILLDLRLPKVDGLEVLREVKAHPVYRNIPVVVLTTSAEDRDIKKSYELGAASYIVKPVEFEKFLQVVERIDLYWMLTNVPYPAEERGR; encoded by the coding sequence ATGACCGAACCAGTTCCGATCCTGCTGGTGGAGGACAACCCCGCTGACGTCGAGCTCACGCTCCGGGCCTTTAAGCAGCGGAAGCTGTCCAACCCCATTGCCGTGGTTCGTGACGGGGAGGAGGCGCTGGACTACGTCCACCGGCGGGGGCGGTTTGCCGGGGACGCGCCGATCCCCGGGGTGATCCTCCTGGACCTGCGGCTGCCGAAGGTGGACGGCCTGGAGGTCCTGCGGGAAGTCAAGGCCCACCCGGTCTACCGGAACATCCCGGTCGTGGTGCTCACGACCTCCGCGGAGGACAGGGATATCAAGAAGAGCTACGAACTCGGCGCGGCCAGCTACATCGTCAAGCCGGTGGAGTTCGAGAAGTTCCTGCAGGTGGTGGAGCGCATCGATCTCTACTGGATGCTCACGAATGTCCCCTATCCTGCGGAGGAGCGGGGGAGGTAG
- a CDS encoding response regulator produces the protein MESIRVLYVEDDPADRELTLRYLRQHAPDLEVRTVGSGGEAREALRGERFDLILLDYRLPDVDGLQLLREVVSAMPEVPALMLTGSGDHEVAVGALKLGATNYVIKKPGHLDRLPAAVREALGRFRHERSHRARGLRILYAERNPADVDLTVRHVAAHAAHLEIETASTGAGALRKLEAGGFDLLLLDYRLPDLNGLEILQEMRERGLRLPVVMITGQGDEETAVQALKMGATDYVVKREGYLNQLPSTIESAIAQRALADEKEALLTLNGIAVVIASTLDLDAVLQKVAAAAGTLLRVERSLVSLLGDDGVELLPAAWHGWRGEVAGRLRFRVGQDVPGRAAGERRPVGVADYRLAAPAVHREAAVLEGVGGVLSVPLLARDRLLGVLTVAATGARAFSLPEEGLLASLAAHTSVGIENARLLAQIQRHADQLEERVRERTREVEAVNRQLQEASRHKSEFLANMSHELRTPLNAIIGFSQVLRELGVGPLNEKQNRYIGHIHQSGRHLLQLINDILDLAKVEAGRFVLEPEAMDVAATLEDILVIARGLAHQKAQQIEAQIEPSLAPLRADPVRFKQICFNLLSNAVKFTPEQGRITVAARRAPEGGDWLELRVTDTGIGIKAEDLPRLFQEFVQLEAAATKRHEGTGLGLALTERLVGLHGGQIRAESAGMGQGSTFTVLLPFGGPGGSWGALTGAPSP, from the coding sequence ATGGAGTCGATCCGCGTGCTCTACGTGGAAGATGACCCGGCGGACCGAGAGCTGACGCTCCGCTATCTGCGCCAACACGCCCCGGATCTGGAGGTGCGGACCGTCGGCAGCGGCGGGGAGGCGCGAGAGGCTCTGCGCGGCGAACGGTTCGACCTGATCCTCCTGGACTACCGCCTGCCGGACGTGGACGGCCTCCAGCTCCTGCGGGAGGTGGTGAGCGCGATGCCGGAGGTCCCCGCGTTGATGCTGACGGGCAGCGGCGATCACGAGGTGGCGGTCGGAGCGCTCAAGCTCGGGGCGACCAACTATGTGATCAAGAAGCCCGGCCACCTGGACCGCCTGCCCGCAGCGGTCCGGGAGGCGCTGGGTCGCTTCCGCCACGAGCGGAGCCACCGGGCCCGGGGCCTCCGGATTCTGTACGCTGAGCGCAATCCGGCCGATGTCGACCTGACCGTCCGCCACGTTGCGGCCCACGCGGCCCACCTCGAAATCGAGACGGCCAGCACGGGTGCCGGCGCCCTCCGAAAGCTCGAGGCCGGTGGATTCGATCTCCTTCTCCTGGATTACCGTCTGCCCGACCTGAACGGCCTGGAGATCCTCCAGGAGATGCGCGAGCGGGGGCTGCGCCTCCCCGTGGTGATGATCACCGGCCAGGGCGACGAGGAGACCGCCGTCCAGGCCCTGAAGATGGGAGCGACGGACTATGTGGTCAAGCGGGAGGGCTATCTCAACCAGCTCCCCTCCACCATCGAGAGCGCGATCGCGCAGCGGGCCCTGGCCGATGAGAAGGAAGCCCTCCTCACCCTCAACGGCATTGCCGTGGTGATCGCCTCGACCCTGGATCTCGACGCCGTCCTGCAAAAGGTGGCCGCCGCCGCGGGCACCCTGCTCCGGGTGGAGCGCTCCCTGGTTTCCCTCCTGGGAGACGACGGGGTCGAGCTCCTCCCTGCTGCCTGGCACGGGTGGCGTGGCGAGGTGGCAGGGCGCCTCCGGTTCCGCGTCGGGCAGGACGTCCCGGGCCGGGCGGCCGGCGAGCGCCGGCCGGTCGGCGTAGCGGATTACCGGCTGGCCGCCCCCGCCGTGCACCGGGAGGCGGCCGTGCTCGAGGGGGTCGGGGGGGTGCTCAGCGTCCCGCTGCTCGCCCGCGACCGCCTCCTGGGTGTCCTGACGGTCGCCGCCACAGGGGCGCGGGCCTTCAGCCTCCCGGAGGAGGGGCTCCTCGCTTCCCTGGCGGCCCATACCTCCGTGGGGATCGAGAACGCGCGGCTGCTCGCCCAGATCCAGCGGCACGCTGACCAGCTCGAGGAGCGTGTTCGGGAACGGACCCGGGAGGTGGAGGCGGTGAACCGGCAGCTCCAGGAGGCATCCCGGCACAAATCCGAGTTCCTGGCCAATATGTCGCACGAGCTCCGGACGCCGCTCAACGCGATCATCGGCTTCTCCCAAGTCCTGCGAGAGCTCGGAGTAGGTCCCCTGAACGAGAAGCAGAATCGCTACATCGGGCATATCCATCAATCGGGCAGGCACCTCCTCCAGCTCATCAACGACATCCTGGATCTTGCCAAGGTCGAGGCGGGGAGATTCGTCCTCGAGCCCGAAGCCATGGATGTGGCGGCGACCCTGGAGGACATCCTGGTCATTGCCCGGGGCCTCGCCCATCAGAAAGCCCAGCAAATCGAGGCCCAGATCGAGCCCTCGCTCGCCCCGCTGCGGGCCGACCCCGTCCGCTTCAAGCAGATCTGCTTTAACCTCCTGAGCAACGCGGTGAAGTTCACGCCGGAGCAGGGCCGGATCACCGTGGCCGCACGGCGGGCCCCGGAGGGGGGCGACTGGCTGGAGCTTCGCGTGACGGATACGGGGATCGGGATCAAGGCCGAAGACCTGCCCCGGCTGTTCCAGGAGTTCGTCCAGCTTGAGGCCGCGGCCACCAAGCGCCACGAGGGAACGGGCCTCGGCCTCGCCCTGACCGAGCGGCTCGTCGGGCTGCACGGCGGGCAGATCCGGGCAGAGTCGGCGGGCATGGGGCAGGGGAGCACGTTCACGGTCCTCCTGCCTTTCGGCGGGCCCGGTGGGTCCTGGGGCGCTTTGACGGGGGCCCCGTCACCGTGA